In Helianthus annuus cultivar XRQ/B chromosome 8, HanXRQr2.0-SUNRISE, whole genome shotgun sequence, a single genomic region encodes these proteins:
- the LOC118480924 gene encoding uncharacterized protein LOC118480924, translating to MSGATGPNQQIVIQKEGSSLSQFQCPILKPTNYTVWAIRIKTILEANGLWEMIEPAENATVDTKKDKSAIAYLFQAIPEDVVLQVASCKTAKEIWDNLKVRHVGVDRVQKARMHTLLSEFELLQMKEDDTIDEFTAKINSIVTRASEYGRTLNQSTLVRKLLNAVPDRFIQIVASIEQYSDLDTMTLDEAIGRLKTYEERLKLKKKESPVNNLEELLYTGHGQHVGNHGRGRFRPSRGRGRGG from the coding sequence ATGTCGGGAGCAACCGGACCGAATCAACAAATTGTAATTCAAAAGGAAGGAAGTTCTCtttcccagtttcagtgtccgattctgaaaccaacaaactatacAGTTTGGGCTATTCGTATCAAGACGATTCTTGAAGCGAATGGTTTGTGGGAAATGATTGAACCGGCAGAAAATGCAACGGTAGACACCAAGAAAGATAAGTCTGCAATTGCATATCTGTTTCAAGCAATACCAGAAGACgttgtattgcaagttgcaagTTGTAAAACTGCAAAAGAGATTTGGGATAATCTAAAGGTTAGACACGTTGGTGTTGATCGGGTACAAAAGGCGCGTATGCACACGCTATTGTCAGAATTTGAGTTATTGCAAATGAAGGAAGATGACACAATAGACGAGTTCACTGCAAAGATTAATAGTATTGTTACACGGGCAAGCGAGTACGGAAGGACGTTGAATCAATCCACTCTGGTACGAAAACTTCTAAACGCCGTGCCAGATAGATTTATTCAAATAGTTGCATCGATCGAGCAATACTCCGATCTAGACACAATGACACTAGACGAAGCTATTGGTAGACTAAAAACGTATGAAGAAAGGTTAAAGTTGAAGAAAAAGGAAAGCCCCGTGAACAATTTAGAAGAACTCTTGTATACGGGTCATGGACAACATGTTGGAAATCATGGACGAGGGAGATTCCGTCCGTCACGAGGCCGAGGAAGAGGGGGGTGA